Part of the Acropora palmata chromosome 10, jaAcrPala1.3, whole genome shotgun sequence genome, AAAATAGTCtagcatttaaaaaaaaatacaattattgtatttaaatGTGCAGTTGTCACTATGAAATAGGCCTGACCGTAAAACTAGGGTGGATTGGGTATACCCTAACTTCATATaaacaaattcattttcagAGGTGTGGACCTGCTGGTTCTCAAAATGAGGTTATATATAAAACCAAACccatattttcactgttaactGAATCAATAAATGGAGAGTGGAGGGTTTTCCCTGACAGTGGCACTTAGCTTGTAACTACAATGTCATCCAACAtcatttaaattttctaaaaAGCAATACGTGATGTTGTCAGAGCAGAGCACTGTATTGTGCTTAGTTTTGCAATAAGTCTGGGAGGGGCGATCCTTCTTTCGAAGTCTTGTCATGTGGAAGCTCTCTCCAAATGCAACAGACTTTGTGACCCTGATACGAATACTTGGCTTCCAAGACGAGATAACCACGGCTCTTCCCAGTTAATTTGTCAAATGGCAACATTGCTTGGAAAAGCATGCCAATAGGAACCCAATATGGCGGATACTTAAATCTTGCCGTGTCAAACACCAGTACTGAGTTTGTTTCACTATCGAAGGCAGCGATCGGACTGAAATGCCCATCTCCTGTTTGACCAAGAGCTGGCCTAGAAAACGATACTGCTATGTATTCTCTGGGATTCTCTTCATCGAAATCACCGACATTAGCATCCTCTGTTAGGTTAACTTTCTCTCTTCCACCCGTACAAACTCGCTTTAGCGTTTGAACAAACTCTTCAAAATCTTTTTGAGTGTCGCATGGTCTCATAAGGCTTGCACTGGCTCCGTTACATTCTGCCAGACAAACGAATTCTTCGAGGGTAACCCCAGATTGTTTTACATGGTCCAAAGTACGGCAGCAATTTAAAAGATCCTCGGAATACCAACGCCATATGGTTTTCCAAATGCGTTGTGGATCGATACGCAATGAGTTCAAAATGATTGCCAAGGTGCTGAGGCCGCAATAAGCAGGTTCAGCTTGGGTGTTGAAACACGATGACAGCGATAAATACGGAACAGCACTGCCTTCTCGCAGGGAGCGACAAAGTCGTGTTTTCGACTCGGACGATCGATAGTCGATAAGATTTCCTGGCAATGAACGACCATAAAACGTCTCAGAGTCTGCCATTTTGGAGGCGACCGACACATTAATGTTTGGGTTATCTAGATGGTTCCCTGAGTACACAGTCTCGATTTTcgatttttgtgttttgtttggcATGATGATTTTGAGCAAGCGTACGTTCTGCGGTGTCATCATAAGTTGCATGCGTACTTTCTTGTGTGCCTGCCGTCCAGAGCACGTGCTTGCGTCGAATCTTCGAATTCAAAGGTAAGTGCCTCattatttgcaaatttaattatagTACTAAAGTCTATCTTATTTGTTGCTGGATGAATCATCAAAGTCATGAACGATTTCGTGACATTTCACGGGAAAGAAAATGTCGTTTTATGACTTTTTCAGCGTTGTTTAATACGTGCACAGAATTTGCCGGTTGAACAATGGACGGCTTTCACAGTAGATCAGATTCTTGCCAAGGGAGATCCACTTTATCTGGATGCTCCAAAACAAGTGCACACATCTGCTTACCACTGCCATAATATCATTATGGGAGTCAATATGAATATAATTTGAATATATACAAGAAGTGATCTTCATGTATGAGTAAAGGGAACACAATTAGCCGTGATTTGAGGAAGGGATCTGGAGGCCGACAATTCTGTCCCTCTCTGCTTGTCGCTGTGGTACATACACAGACCGGTGTCTGAAAGCTAGCGTTAAaaggaaatagaaaacaaataacGAAGGGGGGCAATGGAGTATATtagaaaccgcaaaaccgtacaaaaaaaagagagcGAAATACAAGTGAAACCCCAACAGACACAGAAACGGAAAAACCGAAGGTTTTTAGTAAAACCGAAAACCCGATCTACCGCAAAACCGGAAATCCCAATTCTCCCCTCCCCCCTCAAAACGGTTATATACACAGTTGATATTTGCCTGACGAAGGTTGGTTCAAGGCCAGCCGAATTATAACTCTGAAATTCGTACTACAACAAACCTATTAGATCACTTAGATTATTTTATAACCGTTACTTGCTGAATCTTGAATTTTAACCATGCATGCGAAAAATTCTTAGAGTCGAAATACTTACAACATCTGTCACACAATACCCacttttattatatggcaagctctgCGACCTGGCAAGATGAACCAAATCCCgcgctgtgattggctacccgagtgGGCAATCACATTTCGCCGAAGTGTATGCGAGCGCATGAGTTTTCTtctgcaaaatattttccgtGACAGTAAAAAGATTTTCCGTGATTTATCTGTCGGGATAGAAGTAGAAAACGAGGAAACCGAAACGCACCGATGCATAATTTACAACTGgcttccttttcagtgctcgaaaataaaccagtacgaagatcatttcttctttcttgttcattattccatataataaatcttttattgaccaagctagtatggtcaagatggctggatattggcctcgttgTCTTTTTGCGTTCTTATGGACCTCGAAACGCACAGAGAGAActtggccaatatccagccatcttgacttcgcgcttggtcaatattTGCATAAGGCCATGCATTGAATTTTACAGCCGTGAAACATCAATCTTCTCCAACAAACAGTTTATCTTTCTATAACAACAGGACTGCTCTAATCAACTTCGTTTTCGTTGAAAAACTAGCAATAGTGTTCATCTTCTGATGTGAAAGGCGCCAGTTTGGCGGCTGAAACAATTTCACCGTTGATTTATGCGTTTTCTACTGAGCTTCTTTTATAGTATAATCTGCAACATTTACATTTGGATGTTGACATAGGCTATTTGAATATTGAAATGCAGTATGAAAAGATgaaaccaagaaaaacaaaaacagacaaacaaaggAATGGTCAGGAAATTTCCACGCTAGCGAAGCAAGATACTtgatagagaaaaaaaatatatcaatgaagatttgcatattttgaTCTTATTTAAAACCTGTGGTTTTatttgagtgtttttttttttcaagatttcaaTACTTATTGAAAttaaagtagtttttttttgagttTCTAAGAGTTTCTCTAAAGCTAACAACAATTAGGGATACAAATAAACCACATGCAAAGGGCTACCCCGAGAGAAAGCAATTCTGTCTTCCtctaagccaataaaattttcatGCCAAACCTCCTAATCTGTACCAGAACATAAACCTTAAATTGATCATGTCTAAAACCTTTTCACCATTATGTTAATCatgatgctttttttttcatggaacACCTGCTCAATTCAAAAgtaaaatagttttcttttcgtaAATCGTATTCATTCCACACCCTACTTCGAACGCCGTCACTGCATTTTCGGAGAAAGGAAATTCTCGCATTCTTCTCACTCATTTCTGAAACAAACGCCAGACgaacaatttttcaaaatggtatAAATATGACCTCCTTGAGAATTTTCAATGCATATGTCGATACGATTTTTGATAGCTTGAAATTTCAGTTGATCATTCATCGATTTTGCCTCGACTTTGtcacttttgctttgatttaaCAGCAGAATTTGCTCCTTTGATGTCTCCATTTTTGTCTAACTTTTGTTACACAGCGTGAGTGTATCTCTGTCCACGTTGGCCAAGCCGGGGTTCAGATTGGAAACGCTTGTTGGGAGTTGTACTGCTTGGAACATGGAATTCAACCTGATGGCCAGATGCCGAGCGACAAGACCATCGGTGGAGGGGACGACTCCTTCAACACGTTTTTCAGCGAAACTGGAGCAGGAAAACATGTCCCTCGAGCCGTTTTTGTGGATTTGGAGCCCACTGTTGTAGGTAAGAACATTAACcaaaaatttctttctctcCAAGTTCgaccaaaaattgaaaatatccATTTAATTTTTGGCGTTTCCTCGAAATTATTCTCTAGGTAAAGTCATGAATATTTGATAGCATTGTATTGCCACAATACGCAGTCACTGAAAGAGACAGATTGTCTTTCTTTATAATTAGATTTTCTGCGCATTGCGTCCCCaaaaaaaagggtaaaataaaaaagaagaattttctGATGTGCCGTCGTTCAACAGTCTGTTTTTTCTCATCTTTCAGATGAAGTGCGTACTGGTACCTACAGACAGCTCTTTCATCCAGAGCAACTGATCACTGGCAAAGAAGACGCCGCAAACAACTATGCTCGCGGGCATTACACTGTTGGAAAGGAAATGATTGATCTTGTTCTCGACAAGCTGAGGAAGCTTGTAAGTGAAATATTTAGATCAGCTGCTTCGTGCAGACCTTTAAGTGGCTGGCAACGATATATTTCATTGTGCCTTAAATGAAGGACAGGGCTTGAATAAGCCTACAGACCAACGCGATGTACAGGGTAAATTTCAATTACAAATCACATATTACGGTCTCTGGAGAGTTTGCGTGGCATgcaatctcgtacccagagcTCTCGGGCTTTTCAGTCGCCTGCATAACAAAGATTCTGGGCGCGAGATTGCGTGGCTCTGTAGATTTTTATCCAGTCCTATGAATGGCAAGAATTTTCACCCAGTTTGAAAGTGAATTTGCGTATCTCACTAAATAAATTCAAAAGCTTCACTTAAAATCGTATATACAAACCTAATTCCGCATAAGAAACCGAAAGGGGAAAGATCTTTTACTTTGGATTATTTCTCTATTAAACAGGCCGACCAATGCACTGGCTTGCAAGGATTCCTCATCTTCCATTCCTTTGGGGGAGGCACTGGCTCTGGTTTCACATCCCTGCTTATGGAGCGACTCTCAGTAGATTACGGCAAGAAGTCCAAGTTAGAATTCTCCATTTATCCCGCACCACAAGTGTCAACAGCAGTCGTGGAACCCTACAACTCCATTCTGACCACGCACACCACACTGGAACACTCTGATTGTGCTTTCATGGTGGACAACGAGGCCATCTATGACATCTGCCGTCGTAACTTGGACATCGAGAGGCCTACTTACACCAATCTCAATCGTCTGATTGGTCAGATTGTGTCCTCCATCACCGCTTCTCTCCGCTTTGATGGCGCACTGAATGTGGATTTGACCGAATTTCAGGTCTGTGTGTAGAATGATAAATACAGTCAGAATTCAAGGTTTGAAGCGAATTGATAACTTGGTCTGTAAGCAATTAGCACTCATTGAAAACCAAGCGCTCATGAAGACATCCTATATGGGTACACTATGACGGGTAGAATGGTATGGGTTAGCTGTGACCTCGGTGGAAGGATAAATGTAGTGCGCTTGCGCTCCTCGAGTTCCTGCGCGCAAATAACCCTCCAAGTCAATTTCTCCTCTTTCTGACGCTGAAGACACTAAACGGTGGTCTGGAAAAAAATACAGCCTTGTAAACGATAAAAGTCTTTTTAAGCGTGGGACCAGCAAAGATTGTTTACTAGAACCATGGggtttgcttgtttttaatTGAAGTAATCACTTGTTTTACTACAGACCAACTTGGTACCGTACCCGCGTATTCACTTCCCACTGGCCACTTATGCGCCCGTGATCTCTGCTGAAAAGGCCTACCACGAGCAGCTGACTGTCGCTGAAATCACCAACATGTGTTTTGAGCCAGCCAATCAGATGGTGAAATGTGACCCACGCCACGGAAAGTACATGGCTTGCTGTCTGTTGTTCCGAGGTGATGTGGTACCAAAGGATGTGAACGCAGCCATCGCCACTATCAAGACCAAGAGAACCATTCAGTTTGTGGATTGGTGCCCAACTGGATtcaaggtgaaaaaataaattgataagAATTTCTCATTTGTCACTGATAAACGAACTAAGATACAGTTTATTGATGGTTTTTAAATAGAAGGGAAAGTCAGAGAACTTGGTAAAAGCTCTAGGTGAGTCTCCGGGCCTTCCCTCCCCCGCTCGATACAACACTCTTCATTCCCAACTGAGACATTTTTACCAATGGATTCTATATGTTTTCCAGGTTGGTATCAATTACCAGCCCCCTACGGTTGTTCCTGGCGGTGACCTGGCGAAAGTTCAGCGTGCTGTCTGTATGCTGAGCAACACTACAGCCATTGCAGAGGCCTGGGCTCGTCTGGATCACAAGTTTGATCTGATGTATGCCAAGCGCGCGTTTGTGCATTGGTATGTTGGTGAGGGAATGGAGGAAGGAGAGTTCTCTGAAGCTCGCGAAGATTTGGCTGCACTGGAGAAGGATTATGAAGAAGTTGGTGTAGATTCACAGGATGCAGGCGAAGAAGATGAAGACGGAGGAGATGAATATTAGACAATCTGAAAAAGCAAACCTGCAGCtgtttaaaattctttgtctGTTTCCATTGGTTTCAATCTCgatgaaaataaatgtttgtTAATCCTGAAAACTTCGGTCAGTGACTGGCATATGGAACGAGTTTAAACTTAACTAAAATGCGCTATGAAAGAAGACTGAGACGAAAGACCACAAAACACTTTGTTGAGGGAAACAAAAAGCTCGTAAAGGGAAGATATTGGCCTCTGAGAAGGATATTTAAGCCCTGTTTGGTGCCGAATCAATCAATCTTAGACCAGTTAGGTTCTAATTAGTTGCAGTCCCCATATACTCGGTCGCTCGACCTGCAGTCAGGGCCTACGTGTTAAAAAGGTTTTGCTGTCAATGAAGAGTAGAAAAACAAGAAGGAAAGTGAAGAGAATGACTACGCCGTCGTCTGCGCACGCGCAAGTCTTCATGACTGAGTCCTTATATAATCAAGAAAAGCTCGATCCCAGAGTCTACGCGGCTTTTCCACCACGAGGAGAAAACCACCATGTTTCAGAGCTCTAAATCAATTGATCCTGATGATTTCAAATTCTCAAATtcgttaataattcatgaagagaaaacaaaactaccgcgaaggaggtttggatatgtgatccaaACTATCATTAAATTCGGTGAACTTTTGCACCATTTTCTTTCATGAATTCGCTCGTTGACTGCGCCAAGGATATATTGCGATTCATCTGTGTCGAGCTACGATGTCTCGCCTTGTGTCCTACCTATACGTATCAGAGGAGTATGAAATGGCATTGAATCTTGAAATATGGGGTTCTcgaagagcgcatgcgcaaatgaCAAATGCACAATGTTACGAGACACAATGTAAttaccacatggaagaaataagtGGAACAgatttgtatatatatacaaattgATATTAGCATTGGGTTTGAACAGAGctggtggatgaaagggacttgtctcatatggtctaggggtaatctcgtacccagatgtcactctgtcactggaaatgtgagatctggtaaagttcgacagtacaccatttttcattggccactaaaaaaaggttgcggcaatgcaatctacgctccgattggcttatttcgcggggcacgtaatgaaggcttttgaataaataccagttgtgcggaggaaagttttgttttttcgacgccggaaaagctttacagtaaaggaaaatcattttaaaaatttgcgacgtttgtgtaaatggtaccgacgaaagctccacgtaccctgccactcgcataaagttctgcgtagcttgatacgcggtacgcagaaactaataaattcaagttgaagtatttaatttattcaaaacagtatttctcgttcttaaagcgtgactcgccaattaagtagtgatcaattgtgaattttagggttagattaactacatttttcacgagGTCGTGACAAGAAAATAGCGCTCGTTGCAGTGATTAGGCCTAAATcctctttaacattttcgctttcaatttacggtttggctaactacactttgcacgagatcgtgtgaagaaaatagcactcgtttattaattaagcctaagcgctcgtttcagtgattctgcagttgttccgacaatttttaaacaatctcgaccgttgtagcgcttctttctgtttcggcttaagtttaaggtttccttgtcctctacccaaaagaatctcttcaagaatactctcgaaatccatgtttattccgcaaaatCACCCGAAATCACAACAGGGATTACGAACAtgcgcagtgaaagaaaagccggtatttcgggcctcgctggcactgagcatgctcgaaatcgaactttaccagatctcacatttccagtgacagagtgagatctgggtacgagattaggtctaggggccgacatttctctccctccctgcctgatcgGAGGCCGACACAGGGTCGGGGGCTGACTGGTATCTGACACTAagctcacagtataagcgatccgcgggccgaaatctcggggatactcatcatggtacgccgctctagcgccacgtctagaggtactacttactggttcctgtgtttttgtttgtcccAGGTAATTCCGGGCATCTAGCGTCACTTGTCGTTTTTCGTACAGCAAGTACTTGCAAGGCTATGTCCATGTAGTGACAGTTTCTACACATATTTGACACAAGTACGTTGTACCATTTGTGCCACTGGACTGCGCAGAACCCATGAATTAACCAAATACTCAGGACGGCAACTAACTaataaaggaacaaaatgaGAAAGGACTTTGGTATCAGGCGATATGTAGAAATTAGGGGGAACAGGTAAGCTAATTATACAAACTGGAATACAAGTGATTTTGGTTGCAACATTTGTTAACTTTTTGCACTTGATATCTACCATATTTTGAATGACAGCAGTGTAAACAACTGTCACAATAAGCTACTCGAAAATGATACTTCACAGTTTACGTTTTAATGCCGGTGAACgaatattaaaaaatatatcgtAGCAAGTAACATATAACAAATGGTCGATACTTTAATTCCCGGGATATTTGTAACCGGAACTTATGGGATACGGGatatttggtaaaaaaaaaaaacagggatACGGGATATTaagaccccccccccctcaatGTGGCCGCAATCAGTCTCTATCAACCCAACGAGGCGTGGAGGTTTATGACTGGAGGGGTGACCATCTGGAAAAAGCTTGGGCTGTTCTCCTTGGGGAGTTAGGGACCATCCATTACTTGTGCGGGTAGGTGGGCTGGCAAGATTCATCATTAATCCCAAACAAAACCTTTGGCCCCCTGTCattgaaatgcaaaaaaaaaaactgctgatCCTTCTTAGATTGACTTGAAAAAGTATATTGATTTTATATTTACCAGCAAGACCATGATGGAATGGAGGTTAATAATGATACGATCATTGATGATTAAGTAAGAACAGAAGATTTGCTGTTTGTATCAGAAAAACTGGATACTTCCCTGGTGAAGGGTACTTGGGTGAATTTTTGCTGGGTATGTGCCGCTGGCCTCCTAGAACCCCTAGCCCTTTGTAATCTATTTTATGGCcaataattggaaaaaaagtgACTAAGGTGGGCTCTATAGTTATTATAGAGCCCATCTTAGTCACTTTTGGAGAAATGTAATTAAGAGAAAAGATTTTATGTCAGCTTTTTTGTAAAAGGGCAAAGAAAGAGATTGAAAGTGAATTGCAGTAAAAGATAGTAAATTATTCTCACATGTGTTTTCTAAtataaagagaaaataataatattcaagACTTTGTGAAAGAAGTTTTATGGCTAATATTGTAtgatattattaaattatattGAATCTGGAGCAATGCTTACTTTGCCACCTATGTTTCAAATTCAGTTATTGTGTGATCAATGGAAGCATTTTCACAGAACAGCGCtgttataataatgataataattattattgtgaataTAAAAGGAGTCCAAGGAAGAATTTGTAAGGTAATTATGTCGAAAATAGtattgaattaattaatttttagacAAATTTTGGCAGATCTAGGATTGTTTTAGGGGGATgtgaatttttgaaagaatCGAAGTATATACTCTCTCAAGGTATTTTAGGCTGCCATTTTGACTTTATGTTTTGCACAGGGTTTGTAAGGGTCATGGAAAAcctggaaagtcatggaatttaagtatttcagtttccaggcctggaaagCCATGGAATTTAATCGTTGGTCATGGAAAGTCATGAAAAACTATAGTATTTTTGGTATGCAAATTATTGTAGGTTGAAGCAAGGACAAAATGAAATACTGGCAAGTTATGTCTGAAAATACCCGAAAACAAGGATGATTTCGACAATTTTCGAAAGTGGCAGCTAAACTTTAGGTCATGGAAGACTGGAAAAAGTCATGGAAAACGTCTTGGAGTTTGAAAGGCTCAAAAGAGTACGAACCCTGTTGCATCAATAAAAGGTTCACATCAGGTAAACAGTATCTGttccagaaaaaaatagacaatgaaataaaaagcaCAGAAATAGAAATACTCTGTTGTAAAAGTAGAAAGTAAATAGATGTCGTTGACACTTTTGTGAGTCGAGGAAACCAAATACTTCGGTGGTACCTTAATAAATCCTATGCAGAGAGAGGGCCCGACATCATTCTTCTTGGGTGAAGTGGTACAAAACGGTCACAGATTTTCCTGGTGTGGATTGCTGGTGATACGCAGCATGGGCTCATAAGAGtttttatcagttttcatGCAGTCCAgatttgaaataacaaaactcGCATATTGAAAGATTGTAAATATATTgtatatttaatttatttatcaaccaaacaaaattttcaaaaaaaggaGCCAAAATGGGGCTTGGCTAGCCACCCAATACACCCCTCTGGGTCCTGTTGTTGGTTGTCTCGTGTATttggaaaattgaaaaacgaATTATAGAGAAGAAGTGAACTGGTGATTTGACAAACCCGTTTTCAGGGTCTCTTTCTTCCTTGCAGAGAGAACATGGGACGAACAAGGCTGATATGCAAACAGCTTCCTCTCCTTGTTGCTCCGCTCAGCCATAAAGTGGTTAGATCAACATCGTCGCTCAACGTTTGCTTGCCGTGACGTCCTAGGCTTTGCGGCCAAACGTCTGAGCAAAGTTGGCCGACCATAGAATAGCTAGTAGTGCAATGGTAAAATAACAGTACCGGGATTGGCTCCAATATTGTCATCACATAAGATAAAAGACATCTCGCACTTCATGTTAGTTGAACCAAGAGAAAATTTCTCTTGATGCAACTAATATGATGAGTGTTTATCATCTCATAGCAGATTacgttaaacatttactgaaTTTTCTATGGTCCATTGTTGGACTGCATCGTGGGCACACTACCTTTTAACTGTGTCTTTGGATCATTTGGGACGGCCTATTCAGTGGAAAGAACAAGAGTGGCTAACCGTGCGAGTCGATGGCATTTATTACGTCAATTTGTGCATTGCAAATCTTTACTAAGGATGTTAACATTTGATATTGCTTTTTCAAGAcaatgcatttctttttgtaaaaCAATCATTGTCTTAGCAGCTTCTAACTTTTAAAAGCAAGGCTATGTTAAGTTGGCTGGTGTAGTGGTGGTTGCACTTCAATATCGTCGAGCGGTGTGTCCCTGCTGGCGGGAACTTCACTTCCCTTACTCCCTGGTGGGCaatttgttgttgctgttcttTGCCCATTGAGGTCATTAATAGggaaatattgttttctttcctctcATAAGGATACGGACTCCATTTGTGCTCTTTTTTTGAGAA contains:
- the LOC141895341 gene encoding uncharacterized protein LOC141895341, with the protein product MQLMMTPQNVRLLKIIMPNKTQKSKIETVYSGNHLDNPNINVSVASKMADSETFYGRSLPGNLIDYRSSESKTRLCRSLREGSAVPYLSLSSCFNTQAEPAYCGLSTLAIILNSLRIDPQRIWKTIWRWYSEDLLNCCRTLDHVKQSGVTLEEFVCLAECNGASASLMRPCDTQKDFEEFVQTLKRVCTGGREKVNLTEDANVGDFDEENPREYIAVSFSRPALGQTGDGHFSPIAAFDSETNSVLVFDTARFKYPPYWVPIGMLFQAMLPFDKLTGKSRGYLVLEAKYSYQGHKVCCIWRELPHDKTSKEGSPLPDLLQN
- the LOC141895345 gene encoding tubulin alpha-1 chain-like; the protein is MRECISVHVGQAGVQIGNACWELYCLEHGIQPDGQMPSDKTIGGGDDSFNTFFSETGAGKHVPRAVFVDLEPTVVDEVRTGTYRQLFHPEQLITGKEDAANNYARGHYTVGKEMIDLVLDKLRKLADQCTGLQGFLIFHSFGGGTGSGFTSLLMERLSVDYGKKSKLEFSIYPAPQVSTAVVEPYNSILTTHTTLEHSDCAFMVDNEAIYDICRRNLDIERPTYTNLNRLIGQIVSSITASLRFDGALNVDLTEFQTNLVPYPRIHFPLATYAPVISAEKAYHEQLTVAEITNMCFEPANQMVKCDPRHGKYMACCLLFRGDVVPKDVNAAIATIKTKRTIQFVDWCPTGFKVGINYQPPTVVPGGDLAKVQRAVCMLSNTTAIAEAWARLDHKFDLMYAKRAFVHWYVGEGMEEGEFSEAREDLAALEKDYEEVGVDSQDAGEEDEDGGDEY